In Rhinolophus sinicus isolate RSC01 chromosome X, ASM3656204v1, whole genome shotgun sequence, a single genomic region encodes these proteins:
- the BEX3 gene encoding protein BEX3 produces MANIHQEIEEMEQHMQNGEEDRPLGGGEGHQPAGNNRRGQARRLAPNFRWAIPNRQVNDGMGGDGDDMEMFMEEMREIRRKLRELQLRNCLRILMEELSNHHDHHDEFCLMP; encoded by the coding sequence ATGGCAAATATTCACCAGGAAATCGAAGAAATGGAGCAGCACATGCAGAATGGAGAGGAAGACCGCCCTTTGGGAGGGGGCGAAGGCCACCAGCCAGCAGGAAATAATAGACGGGGACAGGCTCGCCGACTTGCCCCTAACTTCCGATGGGCCATCCCCAATAGGCAGGTCAATGATGGGATGGGTGGAGATGGAGATGATATGGAAATGTTCATGGAAGAGATGAGAGAAATCAGGAGAAAACTTAGGGAGCTGCAGTTGAGGAATTGTCTGCGTATCCTTATGGAGGAGCTTTCTAATCACCATGACCATCATGATGAATTTTGCCTTATGCCTTGA